The following are encoded together in the Patescibacteria group bacterium genome:
- a CDS encoding patatin-like phospholipase family protein yields the protein MQQRKTIGLALGGGGVRGMAHVGVLQVLLENNIPIDYIAGTSVGSFMASHFAIHQDVAALEKLSLGYRRDKFFSLLEPTWRGGFVKGVKVERFLKKWLGVEEFADASIPLAVVATDLLTGDPVIFKSGLLIPAVRASISIPLFLQPFHFDGRWLVDGWLSYPIPDRVVREMGADIVISVDLEDYKMSPQVEHYKPTWRDTAWRSMIIIRKNLSVCTTTHTDVLIQPQIAEIGHVAWKKYFTNHPVRDMIESGRAAAEKKLPEIRKLLA from the coding sequence ATGCAACAACGCAAAACAATTGGATTAGCCTTAGGCGGTGGCGGAGTTCGTGGTATGGCACACGTTGGAGTATTACAAGTTTTGTTAGAAAACAATATTCCCATAGATTATATTGCCGGTACCAGCGTTGGTTCATTTATGGCCTCTCATTTTGCTATCCATCAAGATGTGGCGGCACTGGAGAAATTATCTTTGGGTTATAGAAGAGATAAATTCTTTTCGCTGCTTGAACCAACCTGGCGAGGAGGTTTTGTGAAAGGGGTAAAAGTGGAACGATTTCTAAAAAAATGGTTGGGAGTAGAGGAGTTTGCTGATGCCAGTATACCATTAGCGGTGGTGGCCACAGATTTGTTAACGGGTGATCCGGTGATATTTAAGTCCGGGCTGTTAATTCCAGCCGTGCGCGCTAGTATTTCTATTCCATTATTTTTACAACCCTTTCACTTCGATGGCCGTTGGCTAGTCGATGGTTGGTTAAGTTATCCGATACCCGATCGGGTGGTCAGAGAGATGGGGGCTGATATTGTGATCAGTGTTGATCTAGAAGATTATAAAATGTCACCACAGGTGGAACACTATAAGCCAACTTGGCGCGATACCGCTTGGCGCAGTATGATTATAATTAGAAAAAATTTATCTGTTTGTACTACTACTCATACGGATGTTTTGATCCAACCGCAAATTGCTGAGATTGGCCATGTGGCTTGGAAAAAATATTTCACTAATCATCCTGTGCGCGATATGATTGAGAGTGGTCGAGCCGCGGCTGAGAAAAAACTACCAGAGATTCGTAAGCTTCTTGCATAG
- the pyk gene encoding pyruvate kinase produces MKRTKIVCTIGPASESKPVLIKMLQAGMDVARLNFSHGTYDSHKVLIANIRAAAKQVGKTIAIMQDLQGPRIRVGEVHRDGIELTRGEPVVFIPQSFINYKLLITGKEKIIPLGYEQLYKFTKPGKHILINDGLIDIQVKHIKDKFIYGTVVKPGFIFSHKGINLPGVSIEADVITDKDREDLKFGLSQDVDYVALSFVKDASNVRALRKLIGKHPVRIISKIERKEALDNFKEILNESDGIMVARGDLGIEIRPADVPLAQKSIIQQCMLVGKPVIVATQMLESMILNPRPTRAEVSDVANAVIDHTDAVMLSGESAFGKYPVEAVAMMSDIISETERSKYDDVPLHFLALHDQTVEDAISVVADDLAEQPRVRAIVVHSLSGHAARMIARHRPAKQVITLTNNAATKHQLALSWGVDTILIPTCHSLDQLIKLTTTALKKAKVVKTGDFIVLVTGQPVAKSGGLNLVKLHQVK; encoded by the coding sequence ATGAAACGAACCAAAATTGTTTGCACCATTGGCCCGGCCTCGGAGAGCAAACCAGTCTTAATTAAAATGCTGCAAGCGGGCATGGATGTCGCGCGGCTGAATTTTTCGCATGGCACGTATGATAGTCATAAAGTTTTAATTGCCAACATTCGTGCGGCAGCTAAACAAGTGGGTAAAACCATTGCTATCATGCAAGATCTGCAAGGTCCGCGTATTCGGGTAGGGGAAGTGCACCGTGATGGCATTGAATTAACGCGCGGTGAACCAGTGGTGTTTATTCCGCAATCATTTATCAATTACAAATTACTAATAACTGGTAAAGAAAAAATCATCCCATTAGGTTATGAACAATTATATAAATTTACTAAACCGGGTAAACATATATTAATCAACGATGGTTTAATTGATATTCAAGTTAAACATATTAAAGACAAATTTATTTACGGGACAGTAGTGAAACCCGGTTTTATTTTTTCGCATAAAGGGATTAATTTGCCCGGTGTTAGCATTGAAGCTGATGTCATTACCGATAAAGATCGGGAAGATCTGAAGTTTGGTTTATCACAAGACGTTGATTATGTCGCTCTGTCCTTTGTAAAAGACGCCAGTAATGTCCGGGCGCTACGAAAATTAATTGGTAAACATCCGGTGCGGATTATTTCTAAAATAGAACGCAAAGAAGCCTTAGATAATTTTAAGGAAATATTAAACGAATCTGATGGTATTATGGTAGCACGTGGTGATTTGGGTATTGAAATTCGTCCAGCCGACGTACCGTTAGCCCAAAAAAGTATCATTCAACAATGTATGTTGGTCGGCAAGCCAGTGATTGTCGCCACCCAAATGTTGGAATCAATGATTTTAAACCCACGCCCAACGCGTGCCGAAGTATCCGATGTCGCCAATGCGGTAATCGATCACACTGATGCCGTGATGTTGTCCGGTGAATCGGCTTTTGGTAAATATCCAGTCGAAGCGGTGGCCATGATGTCAGATATTATTAGTGAAACCGAGCGGTCGAAATATGACGATGTACCGTTACACTTTTTAGCGCTACATGACCAAACTGTAGAAGATGCTATTTCGGTTGTAGCCGATGATTTAGCTGAACAACCACGCGTGCGTGCTATTGTGGTGCATTCGTTATCTGGTCACGCCGCCCGCATGATCGCGCGCCATCGCCCTGCCAAACAAGTGATTACATTAACCAATAATGCTGCCACCAAGCACCAGTTAGCCTTAAGTTGGGGAGTGGATACAATATTAATTCCAACCTGCCATAGTTTAGATCAATTGATTAAACTCACCACCACAGCGTTGAAAAAAGCCAAAGTAGTCAAAACCGGTGATTTTATCGTGTTGGTAACCGGTCAACCCGTGGCCAAATCCGGCGGTTTGAATTTGGTCAAATTGCACCAGGTGAAATAA
- the ppsA gene encoding phosphoenolpyruvate synthase: MKLILWFKELTIQDVPVVGGKNASLGEMYQKLASQGVRVPNGYAITAEAYEYFVEKSGVKKKIYDILQTLNTHDLKNLQDHGHRVRETIMAAELPEDLKTEIETSYIELCRLENNGAEMDVAVRSSATAEDLPDASFAGQQETFLNIRGAHDVIDATKRCMASLFTNRAISYRADKGYDHFNVSLSVGVQKMVRSDEAGSGVMFSIDTESGFKNAVLINAAYGLGEMVVQGKVEPDEYYVFKPTLLDGVKVSGEQITFKYRPIVGKSRGHKEDKMIYSVEGNSPVREVPVSEEDRKKFVLTDDEVLQLAYWACLIEQHYQKPMDMEWAKDGINGKLYIVQARPETVHSQGDVKILEEYLMKGKGKTLVEGVSVGSKIGQGSVRVLKDTSHIHDFKAGEVLVTEITDPDWEPIMKIASAIVTNSGGRTSHAAIVSRELGIPCVVGTKKATTTLTTGQAVTVSCAEGERGYVYEGLVPFEVKRTDLGVITPPKTDIMQIVGDPSRAFDFCMIPNRGVGLARLEMIILNAIKVHPLALLHFDELKDETVKTEIAELTRLYKVKSDFFVDLLATGVGRIAAAYYPNQVIVRLSDFKSNEYANLVGGKQFEPHEENPMIGWRGASRYYSAEYKDAFALECQAMKRVRNEMGLTNMKLMIPFCRTPEEGRKVIKVMEENGLKQGENGLEVYMMCEIPSNVILADEFIKIFDGFSIGSNDLTQLTLGLDRDSGYVSHIYDERNPAVKILLGQAIKSVHAAGKKIGICGQAPSDFPEIAEFLVEQGIDTISVTPDTGLKTWTNISAFEKKIGR; encoded by the coding sequence ATGAAACTTATCCTTTGGTTCAAAGAACTAACTATCCAAGACGTTCCCGTGGTCGGAGGCAAGAATGCTTCGCTCGGTGAAATGTATCAAAAATTAGCCAGTCAAGGGGTGCGGGTGCCTAATGGGTATGCCATTACGGCCGAAGCCTACGAGTATTTTGTTGAAAAATCTGGCGTGAAGAAAAAAATTTATGATATTCTACAAACTCTCAATACTCATGATTTAAAAAATCTGCAAGATCATGGTCACCGTGTGCGTGAAACAATCATGGCTGCCGAATTACCAGAAGATTTAAAAACTGAGATTGAAACTAGTTACATTGAATTGTGCCGCTTAGAAAATAACGGTGCTGAGATGGATGTAGCGGTGCGCAGTTCAGCCACAGCGGAAGATCTGCCGGATGCCTCGTTTGCCGGACAGCAAGAAACTTTTTTGAATATTCGTGGCGCGCATGATGTCATCGATGCCACCAAACGGTGTATGGCCTCATTGTTTACCAATCGGGCTATTTCTTATCGGGCGGATAAAGGCTATGATCATTTTAATGTCTCGTTGTCAGTGGGTGTGCAAAAAATGGTGCGCTCGGATGAAGCTGGTTCTGGTGTGATGTTCTCGATCGATACTGAATCTGGTTTTAAAAATGCCGTTTTGATCAACGCCGCTTATGGTTTAGGTGAAATGGTCGTGCAAGGTAAAGTTGAACCGGATGAGTACTATGTGTTTAAACCCACCTTACTCGATGGTGTTAAAGTCTCCGGTGAACAAATCACTTTCAAATATCGTCCGATTGTTGGTAAATCACGTGGGCACAAGGAAGATAAGATGATTTATAGTGTGGAAGGCAATTCACCGGTGCGTGAAGTGCCAGTATCTGAAGAAGATCGCAAAAAGTTCGTGTTAACCGATGATGAAGTTTTACAGTTGGCTTATTGGGCATGTTTGATTGAGCAACATTACCAAAAACCGATGGACATGGAATGGGCTAAAGACGGTATCAACGGCAAGTTGTATATCGTGCAAGCTCGCCCTGAAACTGTACACTCGCAAGGTGATGTAAAAATTCTCGAAGAATATTTGATGAAAGGTAAGGGTAAGACTTTAGTGGAAGGGGTGTCAGTCGGTTCCAAAATTGGTCAAGGGAGCGTACGGGTTTTGAAGGATACCAGTCACATTCACGATTTCAAAGCCGGCGAAGTATTAGTGACAGAAATCACCGATCCAGATTGGGAGCCGATTATGAAGATTGCCTCGGCTATTGTGACCAACTCCGGTGGTCGCACGTCACATGCGGCGATTGTATCACGTGAATTAGGTATTCCTTGCGTCGTTGGTACCAAAAAAGCTACTACTACATTAACTACTGGGCAAGCCGTGACCGTGTCTTGTGCGGAAGGCGAACGTGGTTATGTCTATGAGGGCTTAGTACCATTTGAGGTTAAGCGCACTGATCTTGGTGTGATTACTCCACCCAAAACTGACATTATGCAAATTGTGGGCGATCCATCACGCGCCTTTGATTTTTGTATGATCCCAAATCGAGGGGTTGGCTTAGCCCGGTTAGAAATGATTATTTTAAATGCCATTAAAGTTCATCCTTTAGCTTTATTACATTTTGATGAACTAAAAGATGAAACCGTTAAAACTGAAATTGCCGAATTAACACGGTTATACAAAGTGAAATCAGATTTCTTTGTGGATCTTTTAGCTACCGGGGTTGGTCGCATTGCTGCAGCTTACTATCCAAATCAAGTGATTGTTCGTTTATCTGATTTTAAGTCGAACGAGTATGCCAACTTAGTAGGTGGTAAACAATTCGAACCGCACGAAGAAAATCCCATGATCGGTTGGCGCGGCGCATCACGTTATTACTCGGCTGAGTATAAAGATGCTTTTGCCTTAGAATGTCAAGCTATGAAACGCGTGCGCAATGAGATGGGTTTAACCAATATGAAGTTAATGATCCCATTCTGCCGTACACCAGAAGAAGGTCGTAAAGTAATTAAAGTAATGGAAGAGAATGGACTAAAACAAGGGGAGAATGGTTTAGAAGTTTATATGATGTGTGAGATTCCATCTAATGTGATTTTAGCTGATGAATTCATTAAAATTTTTGATGGCTTCTCCATTGGCTCAAATGATCTTACTCAACTCACATTAGGATTAGATCGAGATTCTGGCTATGTGTCTCATATTTATGATGAGCGTAATCCAGCTGTGAAAATACTGTTGGGTCAGGCGATTAAATCTGTTCATGCCGCTGGTAAAAAAATTGGTATCTGTGGTCAAGCCCCATCAGATTTTCCTGAGATTGCAGAATTTTTAGTCGAACAAGGTATTGATACCATTTCGGTTACACCGGATACTGGTCTAAAAACCTGGACAAACATTTCCGCCTTCGAAAAGAAAATTGGGAGATAG
- the yihA gene encoding ribosome biogenesis GTP-binding protein YihA/YsxC — MPITSAKFIQGIVGTTEILDDAVPQVAFIGRSNAGKSTIINSLTHNKKLARVSRTPGRTQEINLFLINKKIYFLDLPGYGYAKVSKKDQVWLQKLINWHLFKGPYIQKKVVLIIDAYLGPTDLDLEMLARLDEHDKDVVVIANKIDKIRQPDFAQQMANLRAQLPGHLIIPYSSKTKTGVNDLLKEILAEPVA, encoded by the coding sequence ATGCCTATTACCTCTGCTAAATTCATTCAAGGAATTGTCGGCACTACTGAAATATTGGATGATGCTGTGCCGCAAGTGGCTTTCATTGGCCGATCTAATGCTGGTAAATCTACTATTATTAACTCTTTAACCCATAATAAAAAATTAGCGCGTGTTAGCCGAACACCGGGCAGAACTCAAGAAATTAATTTATTTTTGATCAATAAAAAGATTTACTTTTTAGATTTACCTGGTTATGGCTATGCCAAAGTGTCAAAAAAAGATCAGGTCTGGTTACAGAAATTAATTAACTGGCATTTGTTCAAAGGCCCATACATTCAAAAAAAAGTGGTCTTAATTATTGACGCCTACCTTGGGCCGACTGATTTAGATTTGGAAATGCTGGCCCGCTTAGACGAACATGATAAAGATGTGGTTGTGATCGCGAACAAAATTGATAAAATTAGACAACCTGATTTTGCCCAACAAATGGCCAACCTGCGCGCACAGTTACCGGGTCATTTAATTATTCCTTACTCATCAAAAACTAAAACTGGAGTGAATGATTTATTGAAAGAAATTTTGGCCGAGCCAGTAGCCTAA
- a CDS encoding DUF2085 domain-containing protein, whose translation MLQYFWHCHRLQNRSFFYKGKQFPVCARCTGVWLGYLFGLLVIIIFTLPWWVGLILLIPALLDGGTQLLNLRTSTNDLRFTTGLILGVGEMILFGVAARWTITLGYWLGQNFFQ comes from the coding sequence GTGTTACAGTATTTTTGGCATTGTCATCGGTTACAGAACAGATCATTTTTCTATAAAGGTAAACAATTTCCGGTCTGTGCGCGCTGCACCGGTGTCTGGCTTGGGTACCTATTTGGTCTTCTGGTAATTATTATTTTTACTTTACCGTGGTGGGTTGGGTTGATTTTATTAATCCCAGCACTGCTGGATGGTGGTACGCAATTACTTAATCTTAGAACCAGTACTAACGATTTACGGTTCACCACTGGTTTGATACTGGGTGTAGGAGAGATGATTCTATTCGGTGTAGCGGCGCGTTGGACGATAACATTAGGCTACTGGCTCGGCCAAAATTTCTTTCAATAA